A single window of Pristis pectinata isolate sPriPec2 chromosome 8, sPriPec2.1.pri, whole genome shotgun sequence DNA harbors:
- the LOC127573262 gene encoding serine protease 23 isoform X2 — MGQLKILLVILYFANQSRVSNTHSNTTLNKQKIPVFLPQETVKLGKPRFSAKARLELMTHCNAECLWREAHPTLEDLKENLSFETVYTNGTRTLTRVDISGFDSDSLLSEKYTSRRSRRKRQIFGVDGRFDIRGKNFLLNFPFSTTVKISTGCTGILVSERHVLTAAHCIHDGKDYVKGAKKLKVGFLTENLKTQLPKDSKHPPKFLTRWSRVKRTQVPRGWIRSQNQLSMDYDYALLELKRPHDKPYMELTVMPSPAQVAGNRIHFSGFDSDRPGQLVYRFCPIINETPHLIYQHCDAQPGSSGSGVYAKLWLPEKHNWERKIVGIFSGHQWVDLNGVQQDYNVAVRITPLKYAQICYWIKGNYNECHSN; from the coding sequence ATGGGCCAATTAAAGATCCTACTGGTTATTCTGTATTTTGCCAACCAGTCCCGGGTATCTAACACACACTCGAATACGACCTTGAACAAGCAGAAGATACCAGTGTTCCTTCCCCAAGAAACAGTGAAGCTAGGCAAACCACGATTTTCTGCCAAAGCCAGACTGGAGCTGATGACCCACTGCAATGCAGAGTGCCTGTGGAGAGAAGCTCACCCAACCTTAGAGGATTTGAAGGAAAATCTCTCTTTTGAAACAGTTTACACCAATGGCACTCGAACCCTTACCAGGGTGGACATCTCTGGCTTTGACTCCGACTCCCTGCTCTCAGAAAAGTACACCTCACGCCGATCACGGCGCAAGCGGCAGATTTTTGGGGTGGACGGCAGATTTGATATTCGTGGAAAAAATTTCCTGCTCAATTTTCCATTTTCTACAACAGTGAAAATCTCCACTGGTTGCACAGGCATCCTGGTATCAGAGAGACACGTGTTAACTGCAGCCCACTGCATCCACGATGGGAAGGATTATGTCAAAGGAGCAAAAAAGTTAAAGGTTGGGTTTTTAACAGAGAATCTCAAAACCCAGTTGCCAAAAGATTCAAAGCATCCACCAAAATTCTTGACAAGGTGGTCACGTGTCAAACGCACACAGGTTCCAAGGGGCTGGATACGTTCTCAGAACCAACTCAGTATGGACTATGACTATGCTCTGCTGGAACTGAAGAGGCCTCATGACAAGCCATACATGGAGCTTACAGTAATGCCATCTCCAGCCCAAGTGGCTGGCAATAGAATTCACTTTTCTGGATTTGACAGCGACAGGCCTGGGCAACTGGTGTATCGATTTTGCCCAATCATCAATGAGACGCctcatctcatttaccagcactgtgATGCCCAGCCAGGTTCCAGTGGTTCTGGTGTGTATGCTAAGTTGTGGTTGCCAGAGAAACACAACTGGGAAAGGAAAATTGTTGGAATATTTTCAGGCCACCAGTGGGTGGATCTCAATGGGGTGCAGCAAGATTACAACGTGGCAGTCCGCATCACACCACTGAAGTATGCACAGATCTGCTACTGGATCAAAGGGAATTACAACGAATGTCATTCCAATTGA
- the LOC127573262 gene encoding serine protease 23 isoform X1: MLMLESMKPHDFRTPVFTMGQLKILLVILYFANQSRVSNTHSNTTLNKQKIPVFLPQETVKLGKPRFSAKARLELMTHCNAECLWREAHPTLEDLKENLSFETVYTNGTRTLTRVDISGFDSDSLLSEKYTSRRSRRKRQIFGVDGRFDIRGKNFLLNFPFSTTVKISTGCTGILVSERHVLTAAHCIHDGKDYVKGAKKLKVGFLTENLKTQLPKDSKHPPKFLTRWSRVKRTQVPRGWIRSQNQLSMDYDYALLELKRPHDKPYMELTVMPSPAQVAGNRIHFSGFDSDRPGQLVYRFCPIINETPHLIYQHCDAQPGSSGSGVYAKLWLPEKHNWERKIVGIFSGHQWVDLNGVQQDYNVAVRITPLKYAQICYWIKGNYNECHSN, encoded by the exons ATGCTGATGTTAGAGTCCATGAAGCCTCATGACTTCAG GACACCAGTTTTCACAATGGGCCAATTAAAGATCCTACTGGTTATTCTGTATTTTGCCAACCAGTCCCGGGTATCTAACACACACTCGAATACGACCTTGAACAAGCAGAAGATACCAGTGTTCCTTCCCCAAGAAACAGTGAAGCTAGGCAAACCACGATTTTCTGCCAAAGCCAGACTGGAGCTGATGACCCACTGCAATGCAGAGTGCCTGTGGAGAGAAGCTCACCCAACCTTAGAGGATTTGAAGGAAAATCTCTCTTTTGAAACAGTTTACACCAATGGCACTCGAACCCTTACCAGGGTGGACATCTCTGGCTTTGACTCCGACTCCCTGCTCTCAGAAAAGTACACCTCACGCCGATCACGGCGCAAGCGGCAGATTTTTGGGGTGGACGGCAGATTTGATATTCGTGGAAAAAATTTCCTGCTCAATTTTCCATTTTCTACAACAGTGAAAATCTCCACTGGTTGCACAGGCATCCTGGTATCAGAGAGACACGTGTTAACTGCAGCCCACTGCATCCACGATGGGAAGGATTATGTCAAAGGAGCAAAAAAGTTAAAGGTTGGGTTTTTAACAGAGAATCTCAAAACCCAGTTGCCAAAAGATTCAAAGCATCCACCAAAATTCTTGACAAGGTGGTCACGTGTCAAACGCACACAGGTTCCAAGGGGCTGGATACGTTCTCAGAACCAACTCAGTATGGACTATGACTATGCTCTGCTGGAACTGAAGAGGCCTCATGACAAGCCATACATGGAGCTTACAGTAATGCCATCTCCAGCCCAAGTGGCTGGCAATAGAATTCACTTTTCTGGATTTGACAGCGACAGGCCTGGGCAACTGGTGTATCGATTTTGCCCAATCATCAATGAGACGCctcatctcatttaccagcactgtgATGCCCAGCCAGGTTCCAGTGGTTCTGGTGTGTATGCTAAGTTGTGGTTGCCAGAGAAACACAACTGGGAAAGGAAAATTGTTGGAATATTTTCAGGCCACCAGTGGGTGGATCTCAATGGGGTGCAGCAAGATTACAACGTGGCAGTCCGCATCACACCACTGAAGTATGCACAGATCTGCTACTGGATCAAAGGGAATTACAACGAATGTCATTCCAATTGA